The Drosophila innubila isolate TH190305 chromosome 2R unlocalized genomic scaffold, UK_Dinn_1.0 1_C_2R, whole genome shotgun sequence DNA window TGCGCAGCTGCTCCTTGACCATAATGGAGTTGACAAACATTTGAAGACCCTGCACACGATTGTCCAAGAAGACCGCATTGAAATTGTCGCCAAAGAGTTTCTTGCGCGGCAGCAACAGATTGACATGTGGAAACACTTGCTTCAGTTTCCCATTGAGACGCACAAAGTCCGTGTAGCGTCGCATGACCAGCCAGCAGTCCCTGGTATCCGGATTCTCCACACGCAGCTTGTAAACGGTGAAGCGAGCACGCTCCTCCATCACCTCATAGCCAATAATGGGTACACGCAACACGGCATTGGGATCAACAGGTGCTGCACTGGACAACGCCATTTGGCTGGCAAACATGGAGCTGGTGCGTCGGGAGTAGGCACTACCACTGGCCTGACTATAGCCCAGGCTGCACTCGCTCATTCGCCTCGGTGCGCGGCCATTCTCGTAATCCAGATTACTATGATCCCCGGACAGATCGCGATGGGATTGTGCTCCGCCCAGCATCTTAATTTGGCCGGGCTCGTAGCTGTGCGAACTAATGCGCTGCAGGCACACCTCGGACTTGGCGTTGGCTGCCGTCAAACCACGAATCGTTTTACCTGCCAGGGTCACTGTGCTAACATCACCCTCCGATTTACTGCGCAACAGGTTGTCCCCAATGGCCCTTTGGAATTCCGTGAGATCCGGATTGGAATATGTTGCACGTCCTAACAACTTGCGTTGACGTATTAGCTTTTGTATGCTCGCTGTTGATGACTTCTTGGCCAGTAAATGTCTAGGTgacgtagttgttgttgctgttgttgctgttaatgttattgtgttgttgttgttggccttcTTGAAGAGTGTCGCTTTTGAGCTGCTTGCCCCTTGACTTAATTGAGTATCCCGTTTCCTGAGTGCACGCAGTGACAttgctttgttttaatatCTTAGTTCCTAGGCTTATTTATTGCCACATGACTGTTTATTGTTCAGCCCGCATCATCTATAtgcttacatatatatgtaagtaagtaattgttttcttttgcgcTTTtccttctgtttttttttgttttaaagacgttgccacctggcaaaaaaatttacagttAATTTGAAGGTCTGGCAAACTTACAAAATGATGTAGAgcattttctaaaaaaaacttttagctaattttttttttaaattttaaact harbors:
- the LOC117783049 gene encoding uncharacterized protein LOC117783049, translating into MSLRALRKRDTQLSQGASSSKATLFKKANNNNTITLTATTATTTTSPRHLLAKKSSTASIQKLIRQRKLLGRATYSNPDLTEFQRAIGDNLLRSKSEGDVSTVTLAGKTIRGLTAANAKSEVCLQRISSHSYEPGQIKMLGGAQSHRDLSGDHSNLDYENGRAPRRMSECSLGYSQASGSAYSRRTSSMFASQMALSSAAPVDPNAVLRVPIIGYEVMEERARFTVYKLRVENPDTRDCWLVMRRYTDFVRLNGKLKQVFPHVNLLLPRKKLFGDNFNAVFLDNRVQGLQMFVNSIMVKEQLRKHKLVREFFCLDEPPSYSESMEECRAIFEAQEETIAHLKLQIQTKNDHILSLQQKLREEMIEKEQLREDLKNINLDCSHCSSANESNSLK